The nucleotide window GCGATACCGACCCGGATAACCAGTGGCAAGCCACCTCTGAAGAACCGGCAGCTTGAAGCTCAGCGGGTTCAGCGTTGCCAGATTGGTTGCTGATCAATAGCGTCATGTTATGGGGTAAAAAGCTGGCAGGCTCGATACGTATGAATAAACCCGATTGCTCCATCACTCCGCACTGCTGATATAAGGTTGGAGCAGCAGTCGAGACGGTTGCCAGATAGTCTTGATAGGCGTAGTCGCTGACCCCAGTATCAGTTTTTCGGTCACAGAAACGACCGACCAATGCAGGTATCGACGTATCAACCGGCAACGCAGACGCCTTCGGCAAACGATTGAGTGCTTCGGCAATAAAGCGAAAGCTAAGATCAAACGATGGGCTCTTAATGCCGGCCTTTTCGGAGGCATAACCTCGGCAAAATTGTTTAAGATGACGGTTCAATGTGGGCTGATCCACCAATGCTGCGGTGCCGCTTTGTGAGACAGACACCAGTTGCGTACAGGCTACCGATGCCTGTGTCGACGCAGACGAAACCAAGATAGCAGTCATGCCCATGCGCAAAACGCCCCGAGACCCCTTGCCGATAAATCGGTTTAAGAACCTAATGCTTGTGTCCATTTTCATAGAGCCTCGTGTTACATCCCGTTAAGTTGCGTTTATCCGTGTTCTAAAGCTATCCCGAATCCACCATTTTTGCCATCCATTGCTCAACAAAACCGTCGATACAGAGGCCAATAACAAAAAAGCCCGCTCAAATATTGAGCGGGCTTTTCATTAGCATAGAACGGTTAAGGTACCACCCGCCTTACATCATCGTGAATAATCAATACTGACGTCAAAATTACTATCGACACACTTGAGGTAATCATCCGGAATCAATGCGCTATGGGCTGTCTGATAATTAACTAGCTGGCACGCAAATGCTTCGTTACCGGGGGTGTTTGCTTTCCAACCCCAGTCTTTTTCCCAATAAATGCTGAGCGCGCCAGCTCCCTCGCCATCAAACTGCTGCATATTCGCGCAACCCAAGACCTCACTGGTAGGAACCGGCACGTTTAGATGGTTAGCAAATTCACGATAATACTTGATGCGGTTTTGTGATTGCAGGTGCTCAGCACTTCCGCCACATTCGATGCCGCCATTGATAATCTGAGTTGTAACCCCAAACCCAGGAACCAACCCAGCAGCTTCATCTTTATCGTTAGGCTGCCAGGTTCCATCAATAACATGCAGCATCGAAGGCTTTGGGGGTTGCGGGTATACAAAGAAGAAAACCGCACTGGCAAGATTCAACCACGTATCAGCAACGCGCTCAGGGCTATTCAACAATATCGACACATCACCAAACATTGCCTGTGAGAATGGCCCGTAGTTATAGTTATAACTCAGTTGTTTTGCGCCGCGGCCAAAGTAGCTTTTGTTTTGACCATTGGAAAACACACCACAAGGCCAAGCTTGTGCCTGCCAAGAATCTGGATCACAAATACCGTAGCCGTTAGTTGATTGTTCATTCCAACCCACTTCGCGCAGATAAAATAGCCCCTGACGCCATTCCGGCTCAACCCAACCCGGTGCGTGGCCACCGGTTTCTTGGGCAAAATGCGCAAACATCGTTGCTAAGGCTTTGCGGCAGATCGCATCACTTTGGCCGTTGCTGTAAGTTCCACAAAACCCCGGGAACTTGGCAATCGCTTTAAGGAAGTTAACATAGGTGTATTCTGTTGCCCGGCGCGGAAACAAAAAATTCCAATCAGTCTCACTGATGATGGTTTCTACCCGCTTGACGTTCTCCGGGTTTGACGCCGCCAGCGGCGTAATCGCATCAACCAACGTGTTATTGCGTGTTTCAACCGTCGCCTTCACGCTCTTAAAGAGTGTGCTATTCGTTAGGCCTTGCTCGGCGGCTCGTATTTCGCTCGCCGTCATCACAAAACCACCCCCTCCTCCGTTAGATTCCGGCTGCTGTAAAATACCCACGGCTCGGGTAATGGTTTCTTCACCATCAGATACGGCAACTTCAAACACATAGTTGATCGGCGACGACGTAGCAGAAAAATCCACCTGCGTTACCGATAATTGCGGTGACTGCAACACGGCTTGAGGCGTCGTTGGCTGCGATTGACGCCAGCTGAACTGCAATGGGCTACCATCGGCATCAGACGACTGACTCGCATCAAGGCTTATCGACCCTGCACCGGCTATTGTTGTTGCGGATGCAGTTACGATTACGTCAGGCGCCGTATTATTCGCCGACTCTGCATATTGAATGACTTGAACAGTTTGCATGCTCGATAACGTACCGTCATTAACAACCACTTTGAATACATAGGCGGTTTGCGCCGTTACGGCTGGCAACGTTACCTGAGCTACCGCACTTGTATCGCTGCTGATCTGAGCCTGAGGCAGATCAGGGCTTTGCTGACTCCAAACGTAGTTCAGTGGATCGTTGTTCGGATCTGTTGATGCACTCGCATCCAGCGATATCGTTCCGGTGCCGGTAATCTCGGTTACTGACGCCTGTGCGGAAGCAACAGGGACGCTATTAGTGGGTGGATTGACGACGGGAGGTGTCGGATCAACATCATCACCCGGATTCAGGCCGCCGGGGTTGCAGCCCACAAATACGAGGGACGAAGTGACCAGAAGGCTGATCAGGCTGAGCTTTTTCATTGTTATTGTCTTTCTGTGATTTTCCTGGAACCGTTATCCAGCATGGTAAATCAAACAAAAAAACTGACAGTGACACGTATCTCAGAAGCCCAGCTACGACGATAAGCATGCGCAAAATTGTGGCAGAAATCTCATCAAGAACGAGAACTAGGCAATAAAAACCTAACGGGCAACCGCTTATCGACACTCACGTTTGCGATATTGACCCGGGGAGCACCCCGTCACCAGCTTGAAGGCTTTTCGGAATGACGCTTCCGACTGATAGCCGCTGGCTTCTGCGATATCAGCCACACTGCGCTCAGTCGTCAACAAACTTTGCTGTGCCTCTCGCATACGCCACTGAGTAAGATATTGCATTGGGGTAATTTTAACCAAATCACGAAAACGGTTGGCAAATGCAGTTCGACTCATCGCCACTTCGGCAGCCAGAGACTCCAGCGTCCAGTTCTCACTGGGGGAATGGTGGATCAGGTTTAATGCTTTGCCAATACGCGGATCAGCCAATGCCGCCAACAACCCACATTGTTCAGAACAAGCCATTTGCAAGCGCAACACTTCTATAAATAAAAGATAAGCCAAGTAGTTCGCTGCGGCAATACAGCCCATACGCTCTTCTGCCAGTTCATCAATAATCATTCGGATCAAATCAGCGACGCGCTTAGAGCCCGCTTGGACGTCTTGATCAAGAATAATCACCGGTGGCATAGCGTCCAGCAAAGGCCATGCTATGCGACTACGAAACTCAAAAAATCCACAAATCATGTGCGTGGTAACAGGCTCTTCCATATCCATTGGCTGATTGACCACCTCTGATGGTGGGCTCTCGGAGTCACTCGACATCACATGTTGATGGTCGTAGGGGAATAGGACAATATCGCCGGCCTGCAGCAACTGCGGTGGCGCAGAAGGTCGGTGCAGCCAGGCCTCGCCTTGAGTTAACAAATGAAAGGGCATACGCCGAGAACCCGATGTATCAATAGCCCAGTGACCACAAAAATCACCGTGTGAATACACATCCACACTTAAACCCAATCCTTCGAGGATACGACTCAACGCATCATTGGAATCCAGTTGCATTGGCTCCCCCTTGCAAGATATCTATGGCGACTGAGAGCCAGCCGGTGGCAAATATATACAGACACCCGACATGGCGGTCGCATCAGTAAAGCGAATACAAAAACAGGAATAACCGCAGACGTTCCTCGGTTATTCCTGTTTTGGGCTGGCTACACAGTGCCTGCGGATCACAAACGTCGATTAGAATTCGGCGTTATGATAGACATTCTGGACATCATCCAGAAAATTGAGCATGTCCAAAAACTTCTGGAAAGTCTCTGCATCTTCGCCGCTTATTGGTGCCGGCGTTTGCGCGATGAACTGGATTTCTTCCACTTCAAACTCGATTCCCTCAAAAGCTTCAGTCAAGGCCGTACGCGCCTTGGAGAACTCAGTATGCGGAGCAAAAACAGTGATAATGTCGTCTTCGTTTTCAATGTCTGCGACATCGACGTCTGCCATCATCAGCGTTTCGAGGACGGCTTCTTCGTCATCATGCTTGAACACAAAAATCGCGTTGTGATCAAACATGTGGCTAACACTGCCCTGGGTACCAATTTTCGATTTTGTCTTGGTAAAACACTGGCGCACATCACCAAAAGTACGATTTGGGTTATCCGTCAAACATTCAACAATAACCATGGCATTACCCGGACCAAACCCTTCGTAACGCGCTGTTGAATAGTCTTCACCGCCACCGCCTTTCGCTTTGTCGATAGCTTTATCGATAACATGCGAAGGCACTTGGTCTTTCTTGGCGCGATCTATCATGCTGCGCAAAGACAAATTGCCGTCAGGATCAATACCACCAGCTTTTGCACACATATAGATTTCACGGCCATATTTGCTGTAAACCTTGGCTTTCATGTCCGAGGTTTTGGCCATGGATTCTTTTCGGTTCTGATAGGCTCTGCCCATAGTCACTTCCATCCTGATAAAAACAGCGGTGATTTTAACGCCTTGAAGCAAAACTGGGTAGTAAAACTGGGCAGTAAAACTGAGTCGTGCAATAGGCAATTTGCGGATACTGGTGACTCTTTGCCTCAGCGATGGCAAACCCGCAGCATCTTATGAGCCCGTTCCCTTACCTGATAATCCACAGGAACTAATTCAACCTGAAACCCGTGTGCCACCAATTTCGCCATAATCGGATCAAGAAAACCCGAGATCGAGGAATCCATCATGTGTAACGGGTAGACCCGAATCTCACGCCCCACCCTGAGCATTTCTCGGATACAGTGCCAATGAAATTTTTTATCCAACACATGAGAATATAAAAACAAGAAATGCGAGCAGATAACGAGATCGAAACTCGAATCAGGAAAAGGCAAATGTGGCATCGCACCAGCGATGTAACCGCGTTTCTTCTTGGTTCGATATTCATCCATGAAACGATGAAATGATTTCTCACAACGTCGTTTCATGTCATAAGCATCATCGTAAAAACTCCAGCACCACGACGGATCAGCGTCTGACTCACGTTTGATTTGCATGAAAATATCGTCGAACGTTTCGTAAAACCGCCGCTCAATATCCTTGGGTGAACAGCCGTACACAGGGTCTAGAGACATAATATTAACGCCCTTTTCCGCCATCTTCGCATGAAAGGATGCGGGCCCATCGGCAACACTTAATATCGAGCGTTTAAAATCCTTTTTAGTGAGATTAAACATACTCCGGTATTCATGAAAACCGCGTGAATAAAGTACCACCTCATTAATCTCAAACCCCATAACCCCTCGCTCGCAAGCAATGCTGTGCATTTTACTTGAGCAGACGGTGGCATCGACACGTCATCTGCGTATATATGTCGAATTTAGACGAAGAAGATCCAAAAAGTTTACAAAGCTCGGAATATTCATACAGCAATACCCGCCATTTAACCGTCACCGTTGTGCACAACATCAAGCAAATAAGCATCTACGGAGATTGAATCACTCGATACTGAGTTATTGATGGCCGTATATGCTGTGTCACGCAGAGGGCTATCTTTATAACTTCCTCTATTCCTACCAATCACACTAGAAAGGAAAACATAGTCGCCGAAATAACAAGGCGAATTCAATTTAGAATTAAATAATACACTTTACTCTAATTTAGATTTTGCTAATATTATAAATATTCTACTTAGAGGAGTGCTTGTTATGATAATTGATGAAGCTTTGCGCCTGATTGCCGGTTTAGTTGTCTTAATTTCACTGGCATTAGCCACTTGGGTATCACCCATGTGGTTATGGCTTACTGTCTTTGTGGCCGCCAACCTTATTCAGTCGGCCTTCACGCGCTGGTGCCCGATGATCACATTGTTAAAAATGACAGGCATGCCGGAAACTCGACAACTGAATTGAACAACCGAGATATCGCGTTAAACCACCAAGCACAATAAATATTCATCCAATGGGAGTTAATCCATGAAAACGTTGCCTGAACTAATTGCTGAAGCGGCGGTAAATGTACGTCGTCTTCCTGTAAAAGATGCATTGGCAGAAATAAAAAGTGCACAAACCCCACTTTTGATTGATGTTCGCGAACCTGCCGAGGCTGCACAAACACCCAACCCAGAGGCCGAAGTTATCCCGCGAGGCGTACTGGAAATGCAACTGCTGAATAGAGCAATTCCTGCCGACACCCCCATTTACCTACATTGCGCAACCGGCGGACGCGCAACCTTGGCGGCAGAACAACTGCAACGTATCGGTTTCACTCACGTAACGGCGATCAGTTGTCCGATTACAACCATTGTCAACGCGCAATAAATCCCATATAAAGGGCTTGGGTAAATGAATTACCCAGGTACCTCCTTAAACCCGTATCGATGTTAACCCTGTAAAAATACAGTAAAAAGGTGTCGATATTGGTTTTTGAACGGTTTTTGTTTTCGAGGTTAAACTGTGTGCATGAAGCGCTTTTCTGTTGTGCTGTCCTGCATAACTATTTAATCAAATCGTTAGAATTCTTGTCGTCATACTGTGCCAAGCTGTCTTCTTCCACGGCTATCGGTGTACGGATTTTGATAAGCCTTGGCGAAAATAAAAGACGAATTATCCGTCGGTGCCCAATCGCTTTAACGGCAAAGGACAAACATGAATACACCCGTCATCATTCACTACTACACCGATATTTTGTGTGTATGGGCATGGATTGCACAACGCAGAAACGAAGAGCTCGTCGCCCAATGGGGTGATCAGATCGAAATCCGTAATCATGTCATGAACCTGTTCGGCAATACTTCTGAACGTATGCAGAGCCAATGGAAAAACAAAGGCGGATTTGATGGCTTCGCCCGACATGTTCAAGAAGCTGCTGCACCGTATGAAGATGCAAAAGTTCACGAAAAGGTGTGGTCAGGTATACAACCACAAACATCCGGCAACGCACACCTGGTGATCAAAGCCGTAGAACTGACACACGGCGCTGACCAAGCTCATCAGTTTTCATTGACACTACGAAAAGCATTTTTTGAACACGCCATCGATATTGGCGACATGGCCGTTCTGAAAGCCACGGCCAAAAACTGCGGCTACAAAACAGAAGCCATTCGATTAGTTATTTCTACCGGTGAAGCCATGGCATTGATGTTAGCGGATTACCATAAAGCAACGCGATTGAATCTCGTAGGAAGCCCATCTTGGATTCTCGACAACGGCAGACAAACACTTTATGGCAACGTCGGTTTTCGTGTTCTCAATGCGAACATTGAAGAGCTGATTAAAGAACCCATGAATGAAGCTAGCTGGTGCTAACCAGCTAGTACCAACAACATTCTCGATGTCTGACTATATTCAGGCATTGCCAAATATTCCCACTCATCAATCAAAAACCTGAACAACCACGCCTTTTTTAACACTATTGACACGATGATAGGCTCGTATCACATCGGTTTTGCTCCGCACTTGAATTTTGATGGTACAGACACACTATTTAAGCGTTATGCACGCCGTTAAAAAGACAGAAAATACCTGTGCTCGAACTTGCAGCACAGTGCACCAACATATCGGCCAGAGGAGTGCACAACATTGTCTCATCACGCTGCCAAATAATATAATTATCATTATTTATCAGTAACTTAACTGTACAAAAGCACCTTTTGGCATAACCATTGCAGATCCGACATGACACTGTCCGGAGAACAACAATGGCTGACACCAAGCTCAACTTACTGGATTTTTCCAGCCCCCCTATTCGCACACTACATCTGTCGTGGTTTGCGTTTTTTCTGACATTCATGATGTGGTTCAGCCACGCGCCCATGAAGCCCTTCATTATGGAAGCGTTCGATATGACGAACGCGCAATGGAAAGCACTGTTGATTTTGAACGTCGCCCTAACAATACCGGCACGAATCATTATCGGCATGCTGGTTGATAAGTTTGGGCCTCGCATCGTTTACAGCTTGTTACTCGCAAGTTCATCGCTACTGTGTTTCGGTTTCGCGTTCTCACAGACATACGAGCAACTCGCTCTGTTCAGATTCCTGTGTGGTTTTATCGGCGCTGGCTTTGTTATTGGTATTCGTTTGGTCAGTGAATGGTTCCCTGCTCGTACCGTTGGCCTAGCCGAAGGCGTCTATGGCGGCTGGGGTAACTTTGGCTCCGCGGCCGCAGCTTGGACACTGCCGACAGTCGCAGCCTACGTGTACGGTGGTGATGATGGCTGGCGTTATGCGATAGCAACCACCGGCGTCATTGCGTTGGTGTATTCAGTGGTTTTCTATCAGAAAGCACGCAATACCCCCAAAGGTTCAGCCTATTTCAAACCCAAGAAAAGCGGTGGCTTAGAAGTCAGCAGTGTGCGTGATTTTTGGTTCTATGTCGCAATGAACGTGCCCATGTACATTGCACTGGCCGTATTGTGCTGGAAGCTCTCCCCAGTGGGCGTTGGATTACTTAGCGAAACCACAGCCATCATTCTTTGGTCTGTACTTGCAGCGCTTTTTATCTTCCAATTTTGGCAAATCTTTAACGTCAATCGAGACGTATTCAAACAGCAGCCACCAGAAATGGATCGCTACAAATTCAAACAGGTCGCCATATTGGATTGGGCCTATTTCGTAACCTTCGGGTCAGAGCTGGCAGTCGTCTCTATGCTACCGGCTTTCTTCATGGAAACATTCGATCTTAGCCCCGTTAAAGCAGGATTGTTAGGCGGCGCGTTTGCCGTTATGAACCTTGTTGCACGCCCAGGCGGCGGCTGGATCTCTGACAAAATTGGCAGGAAGAAAACCCTTTCAGTATTAATCGCCGGTTTGATGGTGGGTTATTTTGTCCTTAGCCAAGTCAACAGTACGTGGATGATTGTCGCGGCTGTCTTTTCAGTAATGTGCTGCTCATTCTTCGTTCAGGCTGGGGAGGGCGCAGTCTTTGCCATGGTGCCCTTAGTGAAGCGTCGCATGACAGGGCAAATAGCTGGCATGGTTGGTGCATACGGTAATGTCGGCGGCGTAACCTTCTTGACGGTCTACTCGTTTGTCGACTCATCGACGTTCTTCCAAGTGATTGCCTGTGCAGCAGCGGTTTGTTTTCTGCTCGTGCAGTGGCTAGAAGAACCCGCAGGCCATATGCATGAAGTTCTACCCGATGGCACTGTTCAGTTGATCGAAGTGACCTGAATCACATTGCAGCTAACCCAGACAAACCGTCGTCAACCGGATAACCAGAGCACTGACCTGATGATGTTCAACGAAACACGGCAAAAGAAACGCTTACAGAGCATTCGTCCCGCGACGGATGCCCCCAAAGTGATGCTTATCGACGAACAAACAGCTCGCGCAGCCATCCTAGAGCGAGCGCTAAAGGACAGTGGTTATCAGGTCGTCGCACGGATGTCGGATACGCTAAGGCTGACCGAAGAAGTCAGCCGCCTGCAACCTGATGTGATTATCATCGATATTGATTCGCCGGATCGCGACACCTTAGAGCACATGAACGAGCTCAACGCGAACAATCCACATCCCGTGGTGATGTTTGCTGAACAAGATGCGCCACAAATTATCGAAAGCGCAGTACAGGCCGGCGTTAGTGCCTACATCGTTGATGGACTGCAACCGCAGCGAGTCAAGGCGATTGTGAATGTCGCCATTGCCCGTTTTCGTGAGTACCAGGCCTTGCGCCAGGAGCTCGAACAAACCAAAGTTAAACTGGCAGATCGTAAATACCTGGATAAAGCGAAAGGCATACTGATGCAGCAACGCGGGCTCACGGAAGAAGAGGCCTATAAGGCCATGCGCAAAATGGCCATGGATAAAGGCGAAAAGTTGGTTGATATTGCCCGTAACATTATCGATGTATACGACCTTCTGCATGCCTCATGAGGGATACTCCGCATGGCAGATTCCACCATCCATATTGGATATATTCCACTAATCGACAGCCTGCCGCTGATCGCAGCACGTCATCTGGGCCTCTTCAAAGCGGCCGGTCTTGATATTCAATTACACAAAGAAAATTCATGGGCGAATATACGCGACAAACTGGTATTCGGGCAGATTGATGCCGCGCACATGCTGGCACCGATGGCCTTGGCAACCTCTCTTGGTCTCAGCGGCTTGAAAACGCCGTTAGTCACCGGATTTTCATTCGGACTCAATGGCAACGCCGTCACGCTCGACAAAAAACTGCACAGCGAGTTATGGGAGCAATGTAAGAATCGTAATTACCCGAATATTGCTACCGCGCTCTACGAACATGTTCAAATTCGTGATTACCAAGGCAAGCCGCCCCTCAAATTCGCCACGGTTTTTCCCTATTCCTGCCACTATTACCAACTTCGAGACTGGCTAGAAAGCGCCGGGATTGATACGCGTCGTCAGATCGCTTTTGTTGTGTATCCACCTGAGCAGATGACAAAACATCTTTTGCAGGGAGAAATACAAGGGTTCTGTGTTGGCGAACCCTGGAACACGCTCGCGATGGAATCGGGAATTGGGGAAACCATCAGCTGCAGTGCACAGATATGGACAAACGCACCAGAAAAGATTCTTGCTGTGACACGTCTATGGGCAAACAAAAATCATGAGTCTCACCTGAAATTGATTAGTGCATTAGCCGAAGCGGCCGAGTGGGTCGAATTTAATCGTTCAGACGCAGCCGCGCTCATCCATGAACAGGTTTTTGCGTTTCTGGACTACGACATCATTGAAAAAAGCCTAACTCAGGGCATGCAGTTCAGCTTTGATAACAACCATATCAGCGCAGAGCAATTGCAAGTATTTAACAAACATCGTGCGAATGAGCCAAAACTCAATGACGCTATATTTTTGTTAAAGAAAATGCAGGATTCCGGACAAATTCCTGCTGAGAAGGCAAAGGCAAAAACAGCATCAGAAATTTACCTTCCAGACCTTTTTGAACAAGCAATTCATGCTGGATCGTTTTGAATCATTCCTACGTAGCAATGCCCTGAAAATGATCAAATCTGTATTTGGAACTTAGAAGACTTCGTAGTGAGCATCATCCCTTGGAATAAAATCCCTTAACCCAACAATTAAAAATCCACATAAGATACTGTTTTAAATACACATATACCGGATGCACTATTTTATTGGCACGCTCCATGCAATAGTTTAAATCGACACACAAGTTTCCCTGATTCGCGTTCCAACGATGGAACATCACATCCGGGAGAAAACCAAAGACGGTTTACTGAATTCGGGCAAAGGCGCTCAACACTTCGCAAATATCTAGCGAATTGTTGAGCGCCTTTTTTTTATTTTTTAGAGGTATAAACGATGTCTTTGTACAACACCATAAAACGCACCACGATCAGTTTGGTTATCGGTGCGGCAACCCTGTCAACCATAGGCCATGCTACTGCCATAGGCCCTGCCGAAAAAGAGGACCTCAAATTTGGTTTTATCAAATTGACCGATATGGCGCCATTGGCTATCGCCTATGAAAACGGCTATTTCGAGGATGAGGAGCTATTCGTCACCCTCGAAGCTCAGGCCAACTGGAAGGTTTTGCTAGACGGTGTTATCGACGGCCAGCTCGACGGTGCGCATATGCTGGCAGGCCAACCATTAGGCGCGACTATCGGTTTCGGTACCCAGGCACACATCATCACGGCATTTTCAATGGACCTAAACGGCAATGGCATCACAGTATCCAATGCCGTCTGGGATGAAATGAAGAAAAACGTGCCACATGAAAATGGCAAACCGGTTCATCCGATCAAGGCCGACGCCTTAAAACCGGTGGTTGAAAAATACAAGGAAGAAGGCAAGCCCTTCAATATGGGCATGGTGTTTCCGGTATCAACACACAACTATGAACTGCGTTACTGGCTCGCCGCCGGTGGCATTCACCCTGGCTACTACGCCCCACATAAAGGCGACACATCAGGAACCGTTCAGGCAGATGCATTGCTATCAGTCACTCCGCCACCACAAATGCCTGCCACCATGGAAGCCGGCACCATCTACGGATACTGCGTCGGTGAGCCATGGAACCAACAAGCAGTTTTTAAGGGCATTGGCGTACCGGTGATCACCGACTACGAAATCTGGAAAAACAACCCTGAAAAAGTATTTGGTGTCTCCAAAACATGGGCAGACAAATACCCTAATACGCACCTTCGCGTAGTTAAGGCGATGATCCGCGCAGCCGCTTGGTTGGATGAAAACAATAACGCCAACCGCGCCGCTGCCGTTAAGATCCTCTCACAACCTAACTATGTTGGTGCTGATGCCGACGTCATTGCAAATTCAATGACCGGAACCTTTGAATACGAGAAAGGCGATAAACGCGAAGTTCCTGATTTCAATGTGTTCTTCCGCTACAACGCGACTTACCCCTACTACTCGGATGCAATTTGGTACCTCACACAGATGCGTCGCTGGGGTCAGATTCCAGACCACAAACCGGATAGCTGGTACAAGGATATTGCCAAGAAAGTTTATCGCCCAGATATCTACGCTACCGCCGCAAAAGCGCTGATTGCTGAAGGCAAGCTCGATGCAAAAGACTTCCCAGATTTTGCTTCTGAAACCGGTTTCAAACCTATTCAGAAGGAATTCATTGATGGCGTCGCCTACGACGGAATCCATCCCAATGCCTATCTTGAGAAGTTTTCTATCGGTTTAAAAGCCGATGACAAACTCTGATTCCAGACGCTAAACCGGGGCAAGGATGCCCCACTCAACATCCAACACAGAATTCCGGACTTCAAACACCAATGACAGGTTCTGTTATGACAGTTTCATTCTACCTTCCCAAGTTCGTCGAACCT belongs to BD1-7 clade bacterium and includes:
- the chiA_2 gene encoding Chitinase A, yielding MKKLSLISLLVTSSLVFVGCNPGGLNPGDDVDPTPPVVNPPTNSVPVASAQASVTEITGTGTISLDASASTDPNNDPLNYVWSQQSPDLPQAQISSDTSAVAQVTLPAVTAQTAYVFKVVVNDGTLSSMQTVQVIQYAESANNTAPDVIVTASATTIAGAGSISLDASQSSDADGSPLQFSWRQSQPTTPQAVLQSPQLSVTQVDFSATSSPINYVFEVAVSDGEETITRAVGILQQPESNGGGGGFVMTASEIRAAEQGLTNSTLFKSVKATVETRNNTLVDAITPLAASNPENVKRVETIISETDWNFLFPRRATEYTYVNFLKAIAKFPGFCGTYSNGQSDAICRKALATMFAHFAQETGGHAPGWVEPEWRQGLFYLREVGWNEQSTNGYGICDPDSWQAQAWPCGVFSNGQNKSYFGRGAKQLSYNYNYGPFSQAMFGDVSILLNSPERVADTWLNLASAVFFFVYPQPPKPSMLHVIDGTWQPNDKDEAAGLVPGFGVTTQIINGGIECGGSAEHLQSQNRIKYYREFANHLNVPVPTSEVLGCANMQQFDGEGAGALSIYWEKDWGWKANTPGNEAFACQLVNYQTAHSALIPDDYLKCVDSNFDVSIDYSR
- the rclR_6 gene encoding RCS-specific HTH-type transcriptional activator RclR — translated: MQLDSNDALSRILEGLGLSVDVYSHGDFCGHWAIDTSGSRRMPFHLLTQGEAWLHRPSAPPQLLQAGDIVLFPYDHQHVMSSDSESPPSEVVNQPMDMEEPVTTHMICGFFEFRSRIAWPLLDAMPPVIILDQDVQAGSKRVADLIRMIIDELAEERMGCIAAANYLAYLLFIEVLRLQMACSEQCGLLAALADPRIGKALNLIHHSPSENWTLESLAAEVAMSRTAFANRFRDLVKITPMQYLTQWRMREAQQSLLTTERSVADIAEASGYQSEASFRKAFKLVTGCSPGQYRKRECR
- the yeeN gene encoding putative transcriptional regulatory protein YeeN, whose protein sequence is MGRAYQNRKESMAKTSDMKAKVYSKYGREIYMCAKAGGIDPDGNLSLRSMIDRAKKDQVPSHVIDKAIDKAKGGGGEDYSTARYEGFGPGNAMVIVECLTDNPNRTFGDVRQCFTKTKSKIGTQGSVSHMFDHNAIFVFKHDDEEAVLETLMMADVDVADIENEDDIITVFAPHTEFSKARTALTEAFEGIEFEVEEIQFIAQTPAPISGEDAETFQKFLDMLNFLDDVQNVYHNAEF
- the nrtP gene encoding Nitrate/nitrite transporter NrtP, which gives rise to MADTKLNLLDFSSPPIRTLHLSWFAFFLTFMMWFSHAPMKPFIMEAFDMTNAQWKALLILNVALTIPARIIIGMLVDKFGPRIVYSLLLASSSLLCFGFAFSQTYEQLALFRFLCGFIGAGFVIGIRLVSEWFPARTVGLAEGVYGGWGNFGSAAAAWTLPTVAAYVYGGDDGWRYAIATTGVIALVYSVVFYQKARNTPKGSAYFKPKKSGGLEVSSVRDFWFYVAMNVPMYIALAVLCWKLSPVGVGLLSETTAIILWSVLAALFIFQFWQIFNVNRDVFKQQPPEMDRYKFKQVAILDWAYFVTFGSELAVVSMLPAFFMETFDLSPVKAGLLGGAFAVMNLVARPGGGWISDKIGRKKTLSVLIAGLMVGYFVLSQVNSTWMIVAAVFSVMCCSFFVQAGEGAVFAMVPLVKRRMTGQIAGMVGAYGNVGGVTFLTVYSFVDSSTFFQVIACAAAVCFLLVQWLEEPAGHMHEVLPDGTVQLIEVT
- the pdtaR gene encoding putative transcriptional regulatory protein pdtaR, translating into MMFNETRQKKRLQSIRPATDAPKVMLIDEQTARAAILERALKDSGYQVVARMSDTLRLTEEVSRLQPDVIIIDIDSPDRDTLEHMNELNANNPHPVVMFAEQDAPQIIESAVQAGVSAYIVDGLQPQRVKAIVNVAIARFREYQALRQELEQTKVKLADRKYLDKAKGILMQQRGLTEEEAYKAMRKMAMDKGEKLVDIARNIIDVYDLLHAS
- the cmpC_1 gene encoding Bicarbonate transport ATP-binding protein CmpC; the protein is MADSTIHIGYIPLIDSLPLIAARHLGLFKAAGLDIQLHKENSWANIRDKLVFGQIDAAHMLAPMALATSLGLSGLKTPLVTGFSFGLNGNAVTLDKKLHSELWEQCKNRNYPNIATALYEHVQIRDYQGKPPLKFATVFPYSCHYYQLRDWLESAGIDTRRQIAFVVYPPEQMTKHLLQGEIQGFCVGEPWNTLAMESGIGETISCSAQIWTNAPEKILAVTRLWANKNHESHLKLISALAEAAEWVEFNRSDAAALIHEQVFAFLDYDIIEKSLTQGMQFSFDNNHISAEQLQVFNKHRANEPKLNDAIFLLKKMQDSGQIPAEKAKAKTASEIYLPDLFEQAIHAGSF